The Branchiostoma floridae strain S238N-H82 chromosome 10, Bfl_VNyyK, whole genome shotgun sequence genome has a segment encoding these proteins:
- the LOC118424325 gene encoding probable myosin light chain kinase DDB_G0284661, translating to MWLVMEFCPLGTMNDFLLKNGPSYNMRFMRQIASAVAYLHDRGIVHRDLKPDNVLVTGTKKDPIAKVADFGLAKVCGSAFQDIYSQYYLHTDMAFIWYGAPEVWDHHYTEKCDVFSMGVLFAAMLDCSTIVSDDGNHLIAVCIHGLPLAQVQRQNPRIKLADHILNGQPDTLKQLILSMMSYDYHARPIATEVNMTPLVPSTRGTQSSSRFLLRNSTHLHVPRCRTQTYKTSFVPYTSSLWNQLPQVVKDAPTLVAFKSECKKHLLTQREHQTYRSLGSRQSNIYAARLRMGWSQLNSTLHKMRIKDKKCDCGASSETVSHYLLHCPLYSDLRHNLTSTVQHLLQQQPTVPLLLQGSTAHNLSANKQVSDALYPYIVTTKRFQLRHPPTNH from the exons ATGTGGCTCGTGATGGAGTTCTGTCCGCTGGGGACCATGAACGACTTCCTGCTGAAAAACGGGCCCTCCTACAACATGAGGTTTATGCGGCAGATCGCCAGTGCCGTCGCCTACCTACATGACCGTGGCATTGTGCACCGGGACCTGAAACCTGACAACGTCCTGGTCACTGGCACTAAAAAAGACCCAATTGCAAAAGTGGCTGACTTTGGACTGGCCAAG GTGTGCGGAAGCGCATTTCAGGACATCTATTCCCAGTACTACCTGCATACAGATATGGCATTCATTTGGTACGGAGCCCCGGAGGTTTGGGACCATCACTACACCGAGAAATGTGACGTCTTCTCCATGGGTGTCTTGTTTGCCGCCATGCTTGACTGCAGTACAATAGTCAG CGATGATGGTAACCACCTTATAGCTGTCTGCATCCATGGGCTGCCATTGGCCCAGGTACAGCGTCAGAACCCAAGAATCAAGCTGGCAGATCACATCCTGAACGGACAACCAGACACTTTGAAACAACTCATTCTGTCCATGATGTCATATGACTATCATGCCCGCCCAATCGCAACTGAAGTGAACATGACC CCACTTGTCCCCTCTACAAGAGGCACCCAGTCATCTTCAAGGTTCCTACTTCGAAACAGTACCCATCTCCATGTCCCACGCTGCAGGACTCAGACTTACAAAACAAGCTTCGTCCCGTACACGTCATCCCTGTGGAATCAACTGCCCCAGGTCGTCAAGGACGCCCCTACTCTTGTCGCCTTCAAGTCAGAGTGCAAGAAACATCTGCTGACGCAAAGGGAACACCAGACGTATCGCAGTCTCGGCTCAAGGCAGAGCAACATCTATGCTGCCAGACTGCGCATGGGATGGAGCCAACTTAACTCTACTCTGCATAAGATGAGGATTAAGGACAAGAAGTGTGATTGTGGGGCTTCCTCTGAAACTGTCTCACATTACCTCCTACACTGTCCCCTGTACTCTGATCTCCGCCATAACCTCACATCCACCGTCCAACACCTCCTACAACAACAACCTACCGTGCCCCTCCTACTCCAGGGATCCACAGCTCATAACCTCTCcgcaaacaaacaagtgtccgATGCACTGTATCCTTACATTGTAACAACTAAAAGATTCCAGCTGCGCCACCCTCCTACGAACCACTAA